A single window of Sulfurovum sp. UBA12169 DNA harbors:
- a CDS encoding AI-2E family transporter, whose translation MKKEMAAKFQQGFILLLVFMALIGFIGMIHEFLIALVLAAIFAGLLYPFYRHILYRLNNRAALAAGATLIISAFAVGLPLAGLAGMVTSEAIQISKKARPIVQEAFDNNLSLSEKIPDWLPMKEKLEPFNETMVKKASEAISATGSWLVSSLSSATKGTVGFFISLFVVFYAMFYFLIHGQQMLRSLASLLPLCEEDRTEVMNRGLMVTRASLKGILIIGFIEGVLVGSAFLVTGIEGSAFWGSVVFLLAAIPGLGASLIWLPAAVYLIVTGSTGWGIALIVWGVLAVGLVDNLLRPRIIGNDSKLPDLVIFISIFGGIASFGPVGIIIGPVIAALLDTILNIYKKTFHSLLPS comes from the coding sequence ATGAAAAAAGAGATGGCTGCGAAATTTCAGCAGGGGTTTATACTGCTTTTAGTGTTTATGGCGCTGATAGGCTTTATCGGAATGATCCATGAGTTTCTGATCGCACTTGTCCTCGCTGCGATATTTGCGGGGCTTCTTTATCCTTTCTACCGCCATATCCTTTACCGTCTAAACAACAGAGCTGCCCTGGCGGCCGGCGCTACACTGATCATATCTGCATTTGCTGTCGGTTTGCCGCTGGCAGGACTTGCAGGCATGGTGACAAGCGAAGCGATACAAATCAGCAAAAAAGCACGCCCCATCGTACAAGAAGCCTTCGACAATAATCTCTCTTTGAGTGAAAAAATACCTGACTGGCTGCCCATGAAAGAGAAGCTTGAACCGTTTAATGAGACGATGGTCAAGAAAGCCTCCGAAGCGATCAGTGCAACAGGAAGCTGGCTTGTTTCAAGTTTGTCCAGTGCTACCAAAGGAACAGTCGGCTTTTTTATCAGCCTGTTTGTTGTGTTTTATGCAATGTTTTATTTTTTGATACATGGACAGCAGATGCTGCGTTCGCTGGCATCTTTACTGCCTCTTTGCGAAGAGGATCGCACTGAAGTGATGAACCGCGGCTTGATGGTGACGAGAGCATCCCTGAAAGGTATATTGATTATAGGGTTCATTGAGGGGGTATTGGTCGGGTCGGCATTTTTGGTTACAGGGATCGAAGGGTCTGCATTTTGGGGAAGTGTTGTTTTTCTTCTTGCTGCTATCCCGGGATTGGGCGCATCGTTGATTTGGCTGCCGGCGGCAGTCTATCTTATAGTTACAGGCAGTACCGGATGGGGAATAGCGCTTATTGTATGGGGAGTGTTGGCCGTAGGGTTGGTTGACAATCTCTTGCGCCCACGGATCATCGGGAATGATTCAAAATTGCCTGATCTTGTTATATTTATATCGATTTTTGGTGGAATCGCATCTTTTGGGCCGGTAGGGATCATTATAGGTCCCGTGATCGCAGCACTTTTAGATACAATTTTAAATATTTACAAAAAGACATTTCACTCTTTATTGCCTTCTTGA
- a CDS encoding cation transport regulator ChaB, with amino-acid sequence MPYDTLDELPAPVRENLQKHAQEIYKEAFNSAWEEYADPKKRRGNESREETAHKVAWAAVKHSYEKKDGKWVKK; translated from the coding sequence ATGCCTTATGATACATTGGATGAACTTCCTGCGCCGGTAAGAGAGAATCTCCAGAAACATGCACAAGAGATCTACAAAGAAGCTTTTAACAGTGCATGGGAGGAGTATGCAGATCCCAAAAAGAGACGCGGGAATGAAAGCCGTGAAGAGACAGCGCATAAGGTTGCTTGGGCAGCCGTAAAGCACAGTTATGAAAAAAAAGACGGCAAGTGGGTTAAAAAATAG
- a CDS encoding DNA adenine methylase, which yields MYSKVQQDAKPILKWAGGKTQMLDVLLPKIPQKYNKYIEPFFGGGAFFYAVNPDEAIIADSNPELVNLYRSVANNLDEVIFFLSQHHNDKDYFYEIRSLDWNQLSAPEAAARTIFLNKTCFNGLYRVNKSGGFNVPFGNYKNPKICDISNLTAASEQLKKSIIVEGDYKNVLKEYAEPGDLIFLDPPYLPISEYSDFQRYTKEQFYEEDHVDLAQEVKRLSDLGCHVILTNSNHPLVHELYDYYNIEVYQTKRYINKDSNKRTGEDVVVTAHPKKFIIGSECPTPISKQAEKYPPTRYMGSKSKLLPHIKEVISHFDCKTVLDLFSGSGVVGYMLKAEGKEVISNDYMAMGATFTKAMIENNNVTLSEVKTKQLLLPNEHNNCFVQNTFKDIYYSDADNQLIDTIRANIKLLENPYEKAIATSALIRACLKKRPRGIFTYTGDRYDDGRKDLLLSLEEQFLNAVTVINDAVFSNNQNNKSRRGDAMDIRVKPDLVYMDPPYYSPHSDNEYVRRYHFVEGIACDWQGVEMQWHTKTKKFKSYPTPFSSRIGASDAFDKLFKKFKDSIIVVSYSSNSLPTLDEMVSLMSKYKQHVEVISINHKYSFGNQSHKINDNNNNVLEYLFVGF from the coding sequence ATGTATAGCAAAGTTCAACAAGATGCAAAACCAATTCTAAAATGGGCAGGCGGGAAAACCCAAATGCTTGACGTTTTACTCCCTAAAATTCCCCAAAAATATAACAAGTATATTGAACCATTTTTTGGTGGCGGTGCTTTTTTTTATGCTGTTAATCCAGATGAAGCAATTATTGCTGATTCAAATCCCGAGCTTGTCAATTTATACAGAAGTGTTGCAAACAATCTTGACGAAGTGATTTTTTTTCTTTCTCAACATCATAATGACAAAGATTACTTTTATGAAATTCGTTCGTTAGATTGGAACCAGCTTTCAGCACCAGAAGCCGCCGCAAGAACAATTTTTTTAAATAAAACTTGTTTTAATGGTTTGTATAGAGTTAATAAAAGCGGGGGTTTCAATGTTCCATTTGGAAATTATAAAAACCCTAAAATTTGCGATATATCTAATTTAACTGCGGCATCGGAACAATTAAAAAAATCTATAATCGTTGAAGGTGATTATAAAAATGTTTTAAAAGAATATGCTGAACCTGGTGATTTGATTTTTCTTGACCCTCCATATCTTCCTATCTCAGAATACTCAGATTTTCAACGATACACCAAAGAACAATTTTATGAAGAAGACCATGTAGATTTAGCTCAAGAAGTGAAGCGACTTTCTGATTTAGGTTGCCATGTTATTTTAACCAATTCAAATCATCCCCTCGTCCATGAATTGTATGACTACTACAACATTGAAGTGTATCAAACCAAGAGATATATCAATAAAGACTCTAATAAAAGAACGGGTGAAGATGTTGTCGTTACTGCTCATCCTAAAAAGTTTATAATTGGTTCTGAATGTCCTACACCCATATCTAAACAAGCAGAAAAATACCCTCCTACAAGATATATGGGCTCAAAATCAAAACTTTTGCCACATATAAAAGAAGTAATATCTCATTTTGATTGCAAAACAGTTCTTGACCTTTTTTCGGGGTCAGGTGTAGTCGGGTATATGCTCAAAGCAGAAGGAAAAGAAGTTATTAGTAATGATTATATGGCTATGGGAGCTACCTTTACAAAAGCCATGATAGAAAACAATAATGTTACTCTTTCAGAAGTGAAGACAAAACAATTATTACTCCCAAATGAACATAATAACTGTTTCGTTCAGAATACTTTTAAAGATATTTATTACAGTGATGCAGATAATCAGCTCATTGATACCATCCGAGCTAATATTAAACTACTAGAAAACCCTTATGAAAAAGCAATTGCTACTTCTGCGCTCATAAGAGCATGTCTTAAAAAAAGACCAAGAGGAATTTTCACTTATACTGGTGATAGATATGATGATGGAAGGAAAGACCTTTTGCTTTCGTTAGAAGAACAATTTTTAAATGCTGTTACAGTAATCAATGATGCAGTTTTTTCTAACAACCAAAATAATAAATCTCGTAGAGGTGATGCTATGGATATCCGAGTCAAACCGGATTTGGTTTATATGGACCCTCCTTATTACAGTCCTCATTCTGACAACGAGTATGTTCGCCGATATCATTTTGTTGAAGGGATAGCATGTGATTGGCAAGGTGTTGAAATGCAGTGGCACACCAAAACTAAAAAATTCAAAAGTTATCCTACTCCTTTTTCATCACGCATTGGTGCTTCTGATGCTTTCGATAAGCTTTTTAAAAAATTCAAAGATTCAATCATTGTAGTTTCTTACTCTTCTAATTCTTTACCAACATTAGACGAAATGGTATCATTGATGTCAAAATACAAACAGCATGTCGAAGTTATTTCAATAAACCATAAATATTCATTTGGAAATCAAAGTCACAAAATCAATGACAACAATAATAATGTTCTTGAATATTTGTTCGTGGGGTTCTAA
- a CDS encoding restriction endonuclease, with product MAYKPWYIGNTTVRNPFRLKLGLEALYKSSLHGNLSGRENEQAFAELLHESEVVSVARLEADSENQDASDVGRKWRAALSQLGFIVHENAAEINVKFKPYTITQNGKNLLSADNISAVNECFLRALSAYYIPSVIESYNYYEVFSPLRHVLNVMLQLKHVTGNTHLYQREIGMFVQTTSAQNDIDAIIQNILDYRTNRDGAINKKAFDREMYQRMAEPTTVKGETLKDYADSNIRYLKATGLFQSRGRGIVIIPEKELLAKQLVADDKRPSSDEDYLIQLFNGAELPSDDILHAQELLEDLKQQVENKGLTVDTTAVDYSNVQSINSLRYTLEQQLFMQKEIDYSRQQKEQWQDIIAYMDAIIKRNSKTFILPYSQEEGQVPKEEFPAYFEWIVWRSFLAINRLKNQPYEARSFQLDQDFLPVNTAPGGRADAVFEFDDYVLVLEVTLTENSRQEAAEGEPVRRHVAKYQMEYSSYGKPAYGLFLANKVDTNTIETFRNGLWYATNDEKMYLKIVPMTLEDYKNIFTALFESGQIDNIHIKNLLDSVLLGKENYDAPCWRTCITNATAHYLQGILVK from the coding sequence ATGGCGTATAAACCTTGGTATATTGGCAATACTACTGTTCGGAATCCATTTAGATTGAAGCTAGGGCTGGAAGCACTTTATAAATCTTCTTTACATGGAAATTTAAGTGGCAGAGAAAATGAACAAGCTTTTGCAGAACTTTTACATGAATCAGAAGTCGTTTCAGTAGCTCGACTAGAAGCAGACTCTGAAAATCAGGATGCTTCTGATGTAGGTAGAAAATGGAGAGCCGCACTTTCTCAATTAGGTTTTATAGTCCATGAAAATGCTGCCGAAATAAATGTAAAATTCAAGCCTTATACAATCACACAAAATGGTAAGAATCTATTAAGTGCAGATAATATTTCCGCTGTCAATGAATGTTTTCTTCGTGCATTATCCGCTTACTATATTCCCTCTGTTATTGAATCCTATAATTATTATGAAGTTTTCTCTCCTTTACGACATGTATTGAATGTCATGCTTCAACTCAAACATGTGACAGGAAATACGCATTTATATCAACGCGAAATAGGCATGTTTGTTCAAACTACAAGCGCTCAAAATGATATTGACGCAATTATTCAAAACATATTGGATTATCGCACCAATCGAGATGGAGCTATCAATAAAAAAGCATTTGACCGTGAGATGTATCAACGAATGGCTGAACCGACTACGGTAAAAGGTGAAACTCTTAAAGACTATGCTGATTCAAATATTCGATACCTCAAAGCAACGGGTCTTTTTCAAAGCAGAGGACGAGGAATTGTAATCATTCCAGAAAAAGAACTTTTAGCCAAACAACTTGTTGCTGACGATAAAAGACCAAGTTCGGATGAAGATTATTTAATACAACTTTTTAATGGTGCAGAACTACCGTCCGATGATATTCTACATGCTCAAGAACTTTTAGAAGACCTAAAACAGCAGGTAGAAAACAAGGGATTAACTGTTGATACAACGGCTGTTGATTACTCAAATGTTCAAAGTATCAACTCTCTACGCTACACACTGGAACAGCAGTTATTTATGCAGAAGGAAATTGATTATTCACGACAACAAAAAGAACAATGGCAAGATATTATAGCTTATATGGATGCGATTATAAAACGCAACAGCAAAACTTTTATTTTGCCATATAGTCAAGAAGAGGGGCAGGTTCCAAAAGAAGAATTCCCAGCTTACTTTGAATGGATTGTATGGCGCTCTTTTTTAGCAATCAACAGACTCAAAAATCAGCCATACGAAGCTAGAAGTTTTCAACTTGACCAAGATTTTCTTCCAGTAAATACAGCACCAGGAGGAAGAGCAGATGCTGTATTTGAATTTGATGATTATGTTTTAGTATTAGAAGTTACTCTGACAGAAAATTCCCGACAAGAAGCCGCAGAAGGTGAACCGGTTCGACGCCATGTTGCAAAATATCAGATGGAATATTCTTCCTATGGAAAGCCTGCATATGGTCTGTTTCTTGCAAATAAGGTAGATACCAATACCATCGAAACATTTAGAAATGGATTGTGGTATGCTACTAATGACGAGAAAATGTATCTAAAAATTGTGCCTATGACTCTTGAAGATTACAAAAATATTTTTACTGCATTATTTGAAAGCGGTCAAATTGACAATATTCACATTAAAAATCTACTTGACTCAGTTCTTTTGGGGAAAGAAAATTATGATGCTCCATGTTGGCGCACTTGTATTACAAATGCGACTGCACATTATCTTCAAGGAATTCTCGTCAAATAA
- a CDS encoding thiamine phosphate synthase has product MIYALVDKETLISKGVSLPVLLQHIRSFNAPILQYRNKTGSAEEKKTDLFTIRKYYQGIVIINDNIELIRYADGLHLGQEDIRLYDEDLYLALSQIRRQIGNKILGLSTHDKEEILQANTLDLDYIGLGAYRPTGTKKEAKVSGEALLEIAKYSKHPVGIIGGVRLEDAFEAPIVYKVIGSDLYAGLA; this is encoded by the coding sequence ATGATATACGCCTTAGTAGATAAAGAAACACTCATTTCAAAAGGAGTTTCTTTGCCTGTGCTGCTGCAGCATATCCGGTCTTTTAACGCCCCTATACTTCAATACCGCAACAAAACAGGTTCCGCAGAAGAGAAAAAAACAGATCTTTTTACGATACGAAAATACTATCAGGGGATAGTGATCATCAACGATAATATCGAACTTATACGCTATGCGGACGGTTTGCATTTGGGACAGGAAGATATACGTCTTTATGATGAAGATTTGTATCTGGCTCTCAGTCAGATACGCCGGCAGATAGGAAACAAAATCCTCGGGCTTTCCACCCACGACAAAGAGGAAATTCTCCAAGCCAACACTCTGGATCTTGACTACATAGGTTTGGGAGCTTACCGGCCTACCGGCACGAAAAAAGAGGCAAAAGTAAGCGGTGAGGCGCTGCTTGAGATCGCCAAATACTCCAAACATCCCGTCGGCATCATCGGCGGGGTGAGGCTGGAAGATGCATTTGAAGCGCCGATCGTCTATAAGGTGATAGGATCAGACCTCTATGCGGGGCTGGCTTGA
- a CDS encoding acetyl-CoA carboxylase carboxyl transferase subunit beta, which produces MFGNLFGRIKHETTQETPNQWIKCPKCNALMYYKEVEAKQNVCPKCNHHFRIDADKRIASLCDEGSFVEHDASLTPIDPLKFVDKKSYKKRLEEAKAQTGKTSSVVSGSCTIHGQEVELVIFDFSFMGGSLGSVEGEKIVRAVNRAIAKECGVIIVSASGGARMQESTYSLLQMSKTSAALNKLHHKGLPYISILTDPTMGGVSASFAMLGDIIMAEPDALIGFAGQRVIKQTVGVDLPEGFQRSEFLLEHGLIDMIVDRTEMKNTLSGLLKLFDKKSA; this is translated from the coding sequence ATGTTTGGAAATCTTTTTGGAAGAATAAAGCACGAAACGACCCAGGAAACCCCCAATCAGTGGATAAAATGTCCCAAATGCAATGCGTTGATGTATTATAAAGAAGTGGAAGCAAAACAAAATGTCTGCCCCAAATGCAACCATCATTTTCGTATCGATGCAGATAAGCGTATTGCTTCATTGTGTGACGAGGGAAGCTTTGTAGAGCATGATGCGTCTCTTACGCCGATTGATCCGTTGAAATTTGTTGATAAAAAATCTTATAAAAAACGACTAGAAGAAGCCAAGGCGCAAACAGGCAAAACCTCTTCTGTGGTGAGCGGCTCATGCACCATACACGGACAAGAGGTTGAGTTGGTGATTTTTGATTTTTCTTTTATGGGAGGAAGTTTGGGATCAGTAGAGGGAGAAAAGATCGTTCGTGCAGTAAATAGGGCCATTGCTAAAGAGTGCGGCGTGATTATTGTCAGTGCGAGCGGCGGTGCAAGGATGCAAGAGAGTACCTATTCGCTTTTACAGATGAGCAAAACTTCCGCAGCGCTTAACAAGCTGCACCATAAAGGATTGCCCTATATTTCTATATTGACAGATCCTACGATGGGGGGCGTGAGTGCTTCTTTTGCCATGCTTGGAGACATAATCATGGCTGAGCCGGATGCATTAATAGGTTTTGCAGGCCAAAGGGTTATCAAGCAAACCGTAGGGGTGGATCTTCCCGAAGGGTTTCAGCGTTCGGAGTTTTTACTGGAACATGGATTGATAGATATGATCGTGGATCGTACCGAGATGAAAAATACGTTGTCAGGTTTGCTTAAACTTTTTGACAAAAAAAGTGCATGA
- a CDS encoding inositol monophosphatase, translating to MTPFLQACIKANEEIALKLERGFESSWFEKTQKGAGGDISSGFDLMAEAVFVKYLSSFGQIESEESGIIGEGEETIILDPIDGSDNALALFPFYGTSVAKINADGILDAAVVCNLANGDIFLKSDQNEVLQGKLFCSEFQAPSVSLYSKIGLFEKAYAHFDVVKALNDAKLKFRAPGAVALSLAYARNVQYVLYVGAFRIYDFAAGLALCEGLEVIVEADYVIVSKEREVAYQIEALLKDLKNRRAE from the coding sequence ATGACCCCATTTTTACAAGCTTGTATCAAAGCCAATGAAGAGATCGCATTAAAACTTGAAAGAGGATTTGAATCTTCGTGGTTTGAAAAGACACAAAAGGGCGCAGGCGGCGATATAAGTTCGGGATTTGACTTGATGGCAGAAGCTGTATTTGTCAAATATTTGTCCTCTTTTGGGCAAATTGAGTCCGAAGAGTCCGGGATCATAGGCGAAGGCGAAGAAACCATTATCTTAGATCCCATTGACGGCAGCGACAATGCTCTTGCTTTGTTTCCTTTTTACGGCACATCGGTTGCCAAAATCAATGCCGATGGCATCCTTGATGCAGCAGTTGTTTGCAATCTTGCCAATGGCGATATCTTTCTTAAGTCGGATCAAAATGAAGTGCTGCAGGGTAAACTTTTTTGTTCGGAGTTTCAAGCGCCCTCCGTTTCTTTATATTCCAAAATAGGACTTTTTGAAAAAGCCTATGCCCATTTTGATGTAGTGAAAGCGTTAAATGATGCAAAGTTGAAATTTAGAGCGCCCGGAGCAGTGGCTTTGTCTTTAGCGTATGCACGAAATGTACAGTATGTGCTGTATGTGGGGGCTTTTCGTATTTACGATTTTGCAGCAGGTTTGGCGCTTTGCGAAGGACTTGAAGTAATCGTTGAGGCGGATTATGTTATAGTATCAAAAGAAAGAGAAGTAGCTTATCAAATTGAAGCATTATTAAAAGACTTAAAAAATAGGAGAGCCGAATAA
- a CDS encoding glutamate synthase small subunit — protein MLRFYDLERIDAKKRDVVERTKDFDEIYEIFKPEKSSEQADRCIQCGDPYCHNGCPLHNFIPQWLKATAGNDLEFAFRLSNESSPFPEVMGRICPHDRLCEGACTLNDGHGAITIGSIETFISEEGFKKGFRPAFANEKIGKKVAIVGAGPAGLSAATFLLREGVDVEIFDKQARPGGLLTYGIPGFKLDKNVVNRRVKLLKEAGAVFHQNVEIGKDKSFEELTENFDAVFIGVGATKGKKPGLTGEDAKNAYLAMEFLVDIQKKIFNEPREKKIEVKDKNVVVIGGGDTAMDCVRTSLRENAKSVKCLYRRDAHNMPGSKKEYINAKEEGVEFEFYVSPKTLIVNENGEIVAIEMIKTKLGEPDASGRQSVEEIAKSEYRVDADVVIFALGFDAVKYPFFASNGIETDKWGGIAVDKNYQTTKAGIYAGGDCHRGADLVVTAVRDGRDAAKAIVKKLLA, from the coding sequence ATGTTACGATTTTATGATTTGGAAAGAATAGATGCCAAAAAAAGGGACGTTGTTGAAAGAACAAAAGATTTTGACGAGATTTATGAAATTTTTAAACCCGAAAAAAGTTCTGAGCAGGCTGATAGATGTATTCAGTGTGGTGATCCGTATTGCCATAACGGATGCCCTCTTCACAATTTTATCCCCCAGTGGCTTAAAGCTACTGCCGGTAATGATTTGGAATTTGCTTTTAGGCTTTCGAATGAAAGTTCCCCTTTTCCTGAAGTGATGGGGCGTATCTGTCCGCATGACAGGCTTTGTGAAGGCGCATGTACACTTAATGACGGCCACGGCGCAATTACAATAGGTTCCATAGAAACATTTATCAGCGAAGAAGGTTTTAAAAAAGGATTCAGACCGGCTTTTGCCAATGAGAAAATAGGCAAAAAAGTCGCTATCGTCGGTGCAGGACCCGCAGGACTCTCTGCTGCTACCTTTTTGTTAAGAGAGGGGGTGGATGTAGAGATTTTTGATAAACAGGCAAGGCCAGGCGGATTGCTGACGTATGGAATTCCCGGATTCAAACTTGATAAGAATGTGGTCAATCGCAGGGTGAAACTCCTTAAAGAGGCGGGAGCAGTATTTCATCAAAATGTAGAGATAGGTAAAGACAAAAGCTTTGAAGAGCTTACAGAAAATTTTGATGCCGTTTTCATCGGTGTAGGCGCGACAAAAGGAAAAAAACCCGGTTTGACCGGCGAAGATGCGAAAAATGCCTATTTGGCGATGGAGTTTTTGGTAGATATCCAAAAAAAGATTTTTAATGAACCAAGAGAAAAAAAGATTGAGGTGAAAGATAAAAATGTTGTAGTGATAGGGGGCGGAGATACTGCCATGGACTGCGTGCGTACTTCATTGCGTGAAAATGCAAAATCTGTCAAATGTCTTTATAGACGTGATGCGCACAATATGCCCGGAAGCAAAAAAGAGTATATCAATGCCAAAGAAGAAGGCGTTGAATTCGAGTTCTATGTCTCCCCCAAAACATTAATTGTTAACGAAAACGGTGAAATTGTTGCTATTGAAATGATCAAAACAAAACTGGGTGAACCTGATGCATCAGGCAGACAAAGCGTTGAAGAGATAGCAAAAAGCGAATATAGGGTAGATGCAGATGTCGTCATCTTTGCGCTTGGTTTTGATGCGGTCAAGTATCCTTTCTTTGCAAGCAACGGCATAGAAACGGACAAGTGGGGCGGTATAGCGGTGGATAAAAATTATCAAACCACCAAGGCAGGCATCTATGCGGGAGGAGACTGCCACCGTGGCGCAGACCTGGTGGTTACGGCCGTACGCGATGGACGAGATGCAGCCAAAGCAATCGTAAAAAAGTTGCTTGCCTAA